In the genome of Anabaena cylindrica PCC 7122, the window CATTGAACTAAAAAGCATCAATCTCAGTTTCCCCATTGAGCAAGTCTATCGCGGTTTAACCCTTGAACCAGGAAATGGGGAATAAAATCAAAACATTACCCATTTTACCCATTACCCAATACCCCATGCTACTGTCTTCTTCTCAACTCTACGAGCAGTTTATTGAACAGGTAATTAGTTTAAGTCAAGAAAAAGAATTTTCATTGACTGCTGTAATAAGTAACTATGTGAGCATGAATTATCAGCTTAAATTAGAGCAAATAGACAAGCTAAAAGTTTGGTTGGATGACTTTAGACCGTTTGATACCACAATTATCGCGGAACTCAAAAAGCTGTATGATATCCGCTTTACTTATAACTCTAATGCCATTGAAGGGAATACTTTAACTCAAAGTGAAACCGAGTTAGTGTTAACTAAAGGGATTACAATTGGCGGTAAAACTCTTGATGAGCATTTAGAGGTGATTGGACATAAGGAAGCGATTGACTATATTGAGAGTTTAGCCCAAAAAGATACAGTAATTAATGAATGGGAAATTAAACAAATTCACAATCTAATCCTGAGAAAGATTAACCCTGATGAAGCGGGTTGTTATCGAATGCTGGATGTAATGGCAGCAGGAACAAATTATCTTTATCCTCCCCATTATTTACTATCTCAATTAATGGCAGATTTTGTAATTTGGCTCAATTCAGACGCTTCTTTAACACTCCATCCAGTAGAATATGCAACAATGGCTCATTATCGTTTTGTCTCGATCCATCCTTTTCGGGATGGGAATGGGAGAACGGCTAGATTATTAATGAATTTACTCTTAATTCGTGCAGGGTATCCCATTGTGGTGATTAATAATCAAATTCGCAATGATTATATTAACGCTTTGGCTTATGGACAACAAAACCAAGATAATTTAGATCGGCTTTTTGATTTGGTTTGTGATGCTGTTATAACTTCATTGGTGGAAACTTTAAGATTATTAGTAACTGCAAGTAGTAGTAGAGAAAAGGGGCAGGTTTTTTATCAAGAAATTACTGATTTTATTGATAACTATTTGAGGTAATCTGTAATAGGTAATGGGTAAGAAGTTAAAGAAAAAAGTCCCTGGCTTAATATTCCCTGCGTTTTACGGCAATTGGGACAAAGATAGAATTGATAATTTTTGAGTTCGCTATGTAGATCCTGTTGTGGATACACTCGAAATACCTACAAATCGCTCTTCAAACACTGCACAACGAGTTGAGGGAGCATATTGTCTAGAAAGAAAACCAGAAAAGTTATAGCCTTTCCCACTCTAGTTATATACAAAATTAACCCTCACCTTACCAAGGGGAGGGTGCGCGACAGCGCGGGTGGGGTGTATTTAATCAGCTTGGGAATGCCTATATCGGTAAACTCAAAATTACAAATTATTTATATGGGGGTGGGGGGACTTGAACCCCCACGACCGTTTAAGGTCAACGGATTTTCATTCTTCCACAGCTTTCACTGTTGCCTTGTTGCTTGCACAACTTCAGGCTTTAAGAATTGGACTCTCCCTTTACCCTCGCCTTTACGTTAGGGTAGCTCCCGTCGAGTCTCTGCACCTTCCCTGAATTTTGAATTTCTGATTTCAAATTGAAAGCCAAAATAAAATCTTGATTCTAAAATTTCCGGGCTTGGCTCAGGATTGCCATATCTGTAAACAGATTTAGGTTTCCCTGAATTTGAGAGCTTCCACTTGAAAGATTTCTCTATCAAGGCTCAGTTTTCTAAGTCCGTAGCGTCTACCATTCCGCCACACCCCCAAGGGTTTTTGATGTTTAGAGGCTCAAAAAACCTCCCCATCTATTTCATCATTAATTGCGTATTTTGTGCAAGTAGTTTTCAAAATTTTTTTTCAAACACTACTTTTTTCAATTTAGCCTCAAAATCATACTTTTTAGGTAATGACCTTGTTTAACTTGGTTGCACAACCGCGTTTAATGGCGAAATATCACCATAACACAATATAAACTTTTTTTCAAATTATTGCAAGTCGGACAAAATTAATTTATTTTCTTTCCCGACAAAACTGATGAGTGATACTTCCCTGAGTCCGACCATTCAGCATATTATGGGAATAGATGCACCGAATAGTCTTCTCAAATCCGATAAAGAATTATGGTTGTAGCGCTACTATATCTAATTTTGGCCGGAGCTTATCTTCTGGTAATCCCAATGGCTGTAATGCTTTATCTAAAGCTGCGGTGGTATACGGCTAGTTCTGTTGAACGTGTGTTCATGTACTTTTTAGTGTTCTTCTTCTTTCCGGGTTTGTTGCTGCTTTCGCCCATTGCGAATTTTCGACCCCGGCGCAGACAAATTGTTTAACTTGATTGGTAGGTCATAACTCTCATGCGACGCATTGATGCAATCGGAATTGCTTTGGGGATTTTTGTGGCTGGTGGCTTGGCCTATGCGGGATTACAGCTAGTCGGGTTAGATGGACAAAAAGCTGGAATTTGGAGTCAGGTTTTACTGGTTTTTGGGTTGTTGGGCTGGTTGTCCACATATCTTTTCCGAGCAGGTAGCAAAAAAATGACCTACCATCAACAACGGGAAGAGTATGAAAAGGCGTTCTTACAAAAGCGACTAGATGAACTCACTCCTGAAGAATTAGCAAAAATTCAAGCTGAAATTGAATCAGGCAATTAGGTGACAGTTGACAGGTGACAGGTGACAGAAAAGATAGGAAGATAGTAAAGATAAGGAAGTGGGGGAGATGGGGGAGAGTATTTACCTTCTACCTTCTACCTTCTGTCACCTGTTCCCTGTCACCTAATTACCTATTCCCTATTCCCTTCTTCTGACCAATGACTGCAATTTCTCGTTGTTTTGAAACTTTAAGACGGAATCAAGAGTGCGCTCTGATTCCGTTTATTACTGCTGGTGATCCTGATTTGGAAACAACAGCTAAGGCTTTACAAGTTTTAGATCGCTCTGGAGCCGACATAATTGAGTTGGGTGTTCCTTATTCTGATCCTTTGGCTGATGGGCCTGTGATTCAAGCAGCTGCTACCCGTGCATTGGCAAAGGGTACTACTTTAGATCAGGTGCTGGCGATGTTGCAAGCAACTACTCCTAGTTTAAAAGCACCAATTATTTTATTTACGTATTACAACCCGATTTTACACCGGGGAATTGATAAGTTTCTTCAGCAAATTAAGGCCGCTGGTGTAGCAGGTTTGGTAGTTCCTGATTTACCTTTGGAAGAGGCAGCAGGGTTATTAAAACCAGCAAGTGAGATGGAGATTGATTTAACTCTGTTGGTAGCTCCTACTAGCTCTACTGAGAGGATAGAAGCGATCGCACGTGCTTCCCAAGGATTTATTTACTTGGTGAGTGTGACAGGTGTAACAGGAATGCGATCGCAAATGGAAAGCCGAGTTTCCGATTTACTCACACAAATTCGCTCTGTCACAGATAAACCCATCGGCGTAGGCTTTGGAATTTCTGACATTGAACAAGCGCATCAAGTCCGAGAATGGGGTGCAGATGCAGCAATTGTGGGTAGTGCTATAGTCAAGCGTTTAGCAGAAGGGACACCGGAACAAGGATTAGATGCGATCGCTCAATTTTGCCAAAATCTGAAGACAGCAATCACAACTACCTCTTGATGATTTGGGAAAATTAGATTAAAAAGTATAACAGGGTAGTTTTTTTACCATCCATTAGTGGACAATTTGACTGATATGGTCTTGAATGTTAACAGCACATACAAAGGTAAAAAGACTACCTGATATATCTGCTTATAGTTTGAGTCTTATTGTGAATTGAAGTAGGCAAGCAATATGAGTGTGAGAGTGAGTCAGTCAAAATCTAGTTACGCTGCCGTCGTAGTTGAGGGATAAAAGCAATGAGTGAAAGTATGGCATTTATCGGCGGAGTTGCTGTAGCTGGTCTGGCGGCTCTCCTCCTGCTAAAAGGAACAAATACTCCTATACAACAATCTAATTTTGCTGCTACCCCACAAATGCCATCATTTGTACAGCCCCAGTTAATGCAGCAACCTGTCCAGTATCCCCCTAATTACGGTCAACCAGCATATCCATATCAACAACCAGTAGCTCCTAATTCCGACCAGCGTGTGGAAATGGAAAAACTGAACATGACATTGGAAAAGCTGAAAACAGATAACGAACAGTTGAGGTTACAAAACCTCCAACTCCAGGGACAAGTACAGAATTTCACCCAGCAGCAGTGGCAATTAGCCCAGCAGCAAAATCAACAAAAAATATCATCTGTACTCCCATATGAACAGAAAGCTTGGTGGGAATCACCTATAATTTGGGCAGTTGGGGGAGCAACACTAACTATCGGTGGTGGTGTTGTTGTCGCTGGAGTCTTATCTCTATTTTCTCCAAAACAACATCGTCCCACCCGTACTGTGCAGGTAATTCATCCCTACAATGGCCCCACACCACCATTAGCAAATGTCCGTCGGGCTGAGTTTTTACCCTCCACTCGGATGGAAACCAGACGCATGGAAACGGCCGAATACGATGAACTACACTAGAACCTAACTTCATTCGGTCAGGCTGGTGATTGGTAATGGGAAGAAGATAGTTTCCATTACCAGGCATTTACAAATCACTAGCTGGCTTGTCTGTAGCACCTGGAGTTTGTGTAGAAGTCGGTTTATTTTCATTACTATTCTTCTCTTCCTGAGAAAGAACCTGTTTAGCCGCATTTTCAGATGCTTGTTTAAACATTGGTTCTAACTTGTCTTGCCAGTATTTAATATTGGGTAATTTTTCAGGATTATCTCGATAAGCTAAAACTTGATCCCATTTACCATCATCAATAGCTTTATTGATATCATTAGCCAGTGCTTCAGCCTTTGCCCAATCATTCTGCCATTGATTAACAATCTGAACAGTTTCCTTGATTCCTGATGCAGCATTGGCAGGTATTGATCTCAGTATAGCGATCGCACCTTGCAAATCTCCAGACTCAAACTTCTCTCTAGCTTGTGCGACAATTTTATCCTGATCCTGACCAGCTTGGGTTTTTTCAGATTCTGATATTTCTAGCTGAGAAGTAGCAACAGGAATAGGTTTAACTTGCGGTTTCGGAACAGGGATAGATGTAATTAAAGAACTATCATCTACCGTTTGCACAGAAATACCTTGATCCCTCAAGCAAGAAATCCAATTGTCATTATTAGTAATAACTTCGGAATGCGCCCAGGCCAAACGTCCAGACTTGAGTTTCAGTTCAATCCAACCCCGTTTTGTGCGCTTGCCAGTAACATCAAATTGGCTATTATCACCAACAGTTTTCAAAATATTATCAGAATTAATTGCACTAGGTTCAGAGCGGATATTAGAATTAGCCACCACTACAGCCAAGCATTTGTTTCCCAATGTGCGATCGTTCCCTGTCCAATTAGCAGTTAAATTTTTCACATTTGGATATAAATTTGTCACCAAAGCTGCTGCACCACCTGCTAATAAGATGCCAATTACCAAAGGCAATGGATCAGGTTTGTTAGACTCTCTGCGAATAGATTTAGAAACCACCGGATTAGCGGGTGCGACAGCCACGGTGTGCTGTGAAAATACTTGAGAGGGGAGAGACTTAGGAATTTGGTAAATAACCTGTTGAGGAGCCTCTGAAGGCAGAGAATATCCAGAGGCAAGATTCATCAACTCTCTACAGGCTTGCAGTGCTTCCGTAGCAGTTTGGTAGCGGTCTTTAAAGTGATAACGTACCATCTTGCTGAGAATTTCTGCCAAGCGGTAGTTAACAGGCAGGAAATGCTGCCAGAGAATTTCACCAGTATTCGGATCTTCTTGTAATTGCTTGGCTGGTACTCCCGTTAAAGCTTGAATAGCAATAATACCCAGAGAATAAATATCACTATTAGGACGGGGTTTGCCTTGTCCTTGTTCTGTAGGCATATAGCCGGGTGTACCAATCGCTACTGTCGCCGTGAGTTGTGCGCCAACCGTCACTAAAGGTGATCTTAATTGTTTAACTGCCCCAAAGTCTACTAAAACCAATCTATAATCAGCAGCGCGACGGATAATATTATCTGGCTTAATGTCGCGGTGAATGACACCTTGTTGATGGACAAATTCTAAAATACCCAGAACTTCCAGCAACATTTGGATGACTTGGCCTTCATTCCAAGGTTGTCCCGGAATTAATTCCTCACTCAGAGTATGTCCGTCAACATATTCTTGAACTAAGAAAAATTCTTGATTTTCGTCAAAATAAGCGAGTAGCCTAGGTATTTGGTCATGATTACCCAGTTTCTCTAAAGTTTCGGCCTCGCTGTTGAAGAGACGTTTAGCCGTTTCAAAAATTTTGGGGTCAGTGCTGGCGGACTTAAGGTGTTTGACAACGCAGATGGGATTGCCTGGCCGCCTGGTATCTTGGGCAATGTAGGTTTGACCAAATCCTCCTTTCGCCAAGATGCGAATGACTTGGTATCGGTGGTCTAGTAGTTTGCCTATCATATTCCCTCCCCAGTTTTAATACCTAATTTTCCAGATAGTAATAGATATCTCCAAATTTTCTTCTAGGAAATCCGCTATCTTGAGAAAAGATTTAGACTCAAAACGCAGTTTTTTAATAAAAACAACAAATTGTTACGTTTGATTTAGTATCTATGTTAACTAGCAATGCCACCTAAGATAACAAATTCCACTACATGGCAGCAAGCTGAACTCCTCATGCAACCTGCATTTA includes:
- a CDS encoding serine/threonine protein kinase is translated as MIGKLLDHRYQVIRILAKGGFGQTYIAQDTRRPGNPICVVKHLKSASTDPKIFETAKRLFNSEAETLEKLGNHDQIPRLLAYFDENQEFFLVQEYVDGHTLSEELIPGQPWNEGQVIQMLLEVLGILEFVHQQGVIHRDIKPDNIIRRAADYRLVLVDFGAVKQLRSPLVTVGAQLTATVAIGTPGYMPTEQGQGKPRPNSDIYSLGIIAIQALTGVPAKQLQEDPNTGEILWQHFLPVNYRLAEILSKMVRYHFKDRYQTATEALQACRELMNLASGYSLPSEAPQQVIYQIPKSLPSQVFSQHTVAVAPANPVVSKSIRRESNKPDPLPLVIGILLAGGAAALVTNLYPNVKNLTANWTGNDRTLGNKCLAVVVANSNIRSEPSAINSDNILKTVGDNSQFDVTGKRTKRGWIELKLKSGRLAWAHSEVITNNDNWISCLRDQGISVQTVDDSSLITSIPVPKPQVKPIPVATSQLEISESEKTQAGQDQDKIVAQAREKFESGDLQGAIAILRSIPANAASGIKETVQIVNQWQNDWAKAEALANDINKAIDDGKWDQVLAYRDNPEKLPNIKYWQDKLEPMFKQASENAAKQVLSQEEKNSNENKPTSTQTPGATDKPASDL
- the ndhL gene encoding NAD(P)H-quinone oxidoreductase subunit L, encoding MVVALLYLILAGAYLLVIPMAVMLYLKLRWYTASSVERVFMYFLVFFFFPGLLLLSPIANFRPRRRQIV
- a CDS encoding Fic family protein — translated: MGNKIKTLPILPITQYPMLLSSSQLYEQFIEQVISLSQEKEFSLTAVISNYVSMNYQLKLEQIDKLKVWLDDFRPFDTTIIAELKKLYDIRFTYNSNAIEGNTLTQSETELVLTKGITIGGKTLDEHLEVIGHKEAIDYIESLAQKDTVINEWEIKQIHNLILRKINPDEAGCYRMLDVMAAGTNYLYPPHYLLSQLMADFVIWLNSDASLTLHPVEYATMAHYRFVSIHPFRDGNGRTARLLMNLLLIRAGYPIVVINNQIRNDYINALAYGQQNQDNLDRLFDLVCDAVITSLVETLRLLVTASSSREKGQVFYQEITDFIDNYLR
- the trpA gene encoding tryptophan synthase subunit alpha: MTAISRCFETLRRNQECALIPFITAGDPDLETTAKALQVLDRSGADIIELGVPYSDPLADGPVIQAAATRALAKGTTLDQVLAMLQATTPSLKAPIILFTYYNPILHRGIDKFLQQIKAAGVAGLVVPDLPLEEAAGLLKPASEMEIDLTLLVAPTSSTERIEAIARASQGFIYLVSVTGVTGMRSQMESRVSDLLTQIRSVTDKPIGVGFGISDIEQAHQVREWGADAAIVGSAIVKRLAEGTPEQGLDAIAQFCQNLKTAITTTS
- a CDS encoding DUF3007 family protein, whose protein sequence is MRRIDAIGIALGIFVAGGLAYAGLQLVGLDGQKAGIWSQVLLVFGLLGWLSTYLFRAGSKKMTYHQQREEYEKAFLQKRLDELTPEELAKIQAEIESGN